A section of the Pseudomonas tritici genome encodes:
- a CDS encoding PLP-dependent aminotransferase family protein, giving the protein MSSLPKYQEIYRRFRQAIDQGQLRPGERVPSVRALAQELKVARGTVETAYQLLVSEGFFEARGQAGTVIAEALPPMSVKPTPVALPGTSGPRPLQMGLPALDAFPRKLWARLVTQQVRRTDADSLAMGDVRGAQALRVAIASYLALYRGVECSSQQVFVCAGYAGCLTLVCDALAMAGQRCWFEDPGYLHARQLLEHHGVELVPVPVDRDGLDVEQGMVREREARLAIVTPAHQSPLGVALSPARRQALLEWARAQGSWVVEDDYDSEFRYRGQPLAALKSQDVDDRVIYAGSFSKMLFPGLRLGYLVVPVSLVEVFERGAHALQQRSAQLLQLTAADFLEQGHFTRHLKKMRQLYAQRRGYLVEALRVHCAAFLRVDEQAGGINLLARLVVDVPDRAVAEAADRAGLAVQALSSWTLEVGRGQGLMMGFTNVATAQEAKDLALVLRSVLAECAGLSTR; this is encoded by the coding sequence ATGTCGTCACTGCCCAAATACCAGGAAATCTACCGGCGCTTTCGCCAAGCCATCGACCAGGGCCAATTGCGCCCCGGTGAGCGCGTGCCGTCGGTGCGGGCGCTGGCCCAGGAGCTCAAGGTGGCGCGCGGTACGGTGGAGACGGCGTACCAGCTATTGGTCAGCGAGGGCTTCTTTGAGGCGCGCGGGCAAGCGGGAACGGTGATCGCCGAGGCGTTGCCGCCGATGTCGGTCAAGCCAACACCGGTTGCGTTGCCAGGCACTTCAGGGCCGCGTCCGCTGCAGATGGGCCTGCCTGCTTTGGACGCGTTCCCGCGCAAGCTGTGGGCACGGTTGGTCACCCAGCAAGTGCGCCGCACTGACGCCGACAGCTTGGCGATGGGTGATGTGCGTGGCGCCCAGGCCTTGCGCGTGGCGATCGCGAGTTACCTGGCGTTGTATCGGGGCGTGGAGTGCTCGTCACAGCAGGTATTTGTGTGCGCCGGGTATGCGGGGTGCCTGACGTTGGTGTGTGACGCGCTGGCGATGGCGGGGCAACGCTGCTGGTTTGAAGACCCTGGATATTTGCATGCGCGGCAATTGCTGGAGCATCACGGTGTGGAACTGGTGCCGGTGCCGGTGGATCGCGATGGCCTGGATGTCGAGCAAGGCATGGTGCGCGAGCGCGAGGCGCGACTGGCGATTGTCACCCCGGCGCATCAGAGCCCTTTAGGTGTGGCGTTGAGCCCGGCGCGCCGGCAGGCCTTGCTGGAGTGGGCACGGGCGCAAGGCAGTTGGGTGGTAGAGGATGATTACGACAGTGAGTTTCGCTATCGCGGCCAGCCGCTGGCAGCGCTCAAGAGCCAGGATGTGGATGATCGGGTGATCTATGCCGGGAGCTTCAGCAAAATGCTGTTCCCGGGGTTGCGGTTGGGGTATCTGGTGGTGCCCGTGTCGTTGGTCGAGGTGTTTGAGCGGGGTGCCCATGCGTTGCAGCAGCGCAGCGCGCAGTTGTTGCAGCTGACGGCGGCGGATTTTCTGGAGCAGGGGCATTTCACCCGGCATCTGAAGAAAATGCGGCAGTTGTATGCGCAACGAAGGGGGTATTTGGTGGAGGCGTTGCGGGTGCATTGCGCAGCGTTTTTGCGGGTGGATGAGCAGGCGGGCGGGATTAACTTGTTGGCGCGGTTGGTGGTGGATGTGCCGGATCGGGCTGTGGCTGAGGCGGCTGATCGTGCGGGGTTGGCAGTTCAAGCGTTGTCATCGTGGACGCTCGAGGTGGGGCGGGGGCAGGGGTTGATGATGGGATTTACCAATGTCGCGACGGCTCAGGAAGCGAAGGACTTGGCGTTGGTTCTGCGCAGCGTTCTCGCCGAATGTGCCGGCCTGAGCACGCGATAG
- a CDS encoding LysR family transcriptional regulator, protein MSSPPISRSLFNRLRYKHLHMLVALSSSQNLHRASQALNMSQPAATRMLREIEDMFACDLFERLPRGMRPTALGQELIRFAESALSGLDRCAEDLMARQQGGYGYLSIGTIMGAAPDLVMDSIAQIKSLNPQLRIRIMGDTSDQVIQLLEQGRIDLAISRRNAATDSEHYSFEPLGNERLLVVVHAGHPLAQREHVPLEELVRDWPWILQPQTSPARIGFDQALQDLALPSPADIIECSSVYSMQQLIQLTDAVMVLSESALRDYLKMGLVVALPVALEVRLAPFGMLLRKGEVVSRELGLFIDLLRQKAATL, encoded by the coding sequence ATGAGTAGTCCGCCGATCTCCCGCAGCCTGTTCAACCGCCTGCGCTACAAGCATTTGCATATGCTCGTTGCGCTGAGTTCCAGCCAGAACCTGCACCGTGCGTCCCAGGCGCTGAACATGTCGCAGCCGGCCGCCACGCGCATGCTGCGTGAGATCGAGGACATGTTTGCCTGCGACCTTTTCGAGCGGTTGCCCAGGGGCATGCGCCCGACGGCGCTGGGCCAGGAGTTGATCCGCTTTGCCGAATCAGCCTTGAGCGGGCTGGACCGTTGCGCCGAAGACTTGATGGCACGCCAGCAGGGCGGCTATGGCTACCTGTCGATCGGCACCATCATGGGCGCCGCACCGGACTTGGTGATGGACTCCATCGCGCAGATCAAGTCGCTGAACCCGCAACTGCGTATCCGCATCATGGGTGACACCAGCGACCAGGTGATCCAACTGCTTGAGCAGGGTCGCATCGACCTGGCGATCTCGCGGCGCAACGCCGCCACTGACAGCGAGCATTACAGCTTCGAACCCCTGGGCAACGAGCGCTTGCTGGTGGTGGTGCATGCGGGCCATCCCCTGGCTCAGCGTGAACACGTGCCCTTGGAGGAATTGGTGCGTGACTGGCCGTGGATCCTGCAACCGCAAACCAGCCCGGCGCGTATCGGCTTCGACCAGGCGCTGCAGGACCTGGCGCTGCCGAGCCCGGCGGACATTATCGAATGCAGCTCGGTGTACTCCATGCAGCAGTTGATCCAGCTGACCGATGCGGTGATGGTGCTGTCAGAAAGCGCGCTGCGTGATTACCTGAAGATGGGTTTGGTGGTGGCGTTGCCGGTAGCCCTGGAGGTGCGGCTGGCGCCGTTTGGCATGCTATTGCGCAAAGGCGAGGTGGTGAGCCGTGAATTGGGGTTGTTTATCGACTTGCTGCGGCAGAAAGCCGCCACGCTCTAA
- a CDS encoding MFS transporter translates to MKTLPAPLLAKISWRLLPFLLLMYIMAFLDRANVGFAKQAFQADTGLSDAAFAFGAGVFFVGYALLEVPSNLILHRVGARLWMCRIMVSWGLVSAAMVFAHNETSFYVLRFLLGVAEAGFFPGVILYLTYWFPQAVRGKAMGFFYFGAPLAFIFGSPLSGLLLEMDGFAGIHGWQWLFAVEGLMATAVGIWAYWYLDNRPADATWLTTDERQQIQRLLDSEDQHKTSHGRSLLTVLCQPSVLYLCLVYLLIQASVYGVVFYLPTQVGGLLGTKVGLMVGLVSAIPWLCALFAAWWIPSYCDRTGLRRQTACLTLLMAAAGIACSVTFANPLLGMLALCFAASGFIAVQPVFWTFPSSYLAGSAAAASIALINSFGALGGFIAPVIKHWAEGAFNSPAAGLYLLSATTVLAALLVLGIHSPGRTASKTPATV, encoded by the coding sequence ATGAAAACCCTGCCTGCGCCCCTGCTCGCCAAAATTTCCTGGCGGCTGCTGCCCTTCCTGCTGTTGATGTACATCATGGCCTTTCTCGACCGCGCCAACGTCGGGTTTGCCAAGCAAGCCTTCCAGGCCGATACCGGTTTGAGCGATGCCGCATTCGCATTTGGCGCGGGCGTGTTCTTTGTCGGCTATGCGCTGCTGGAAGTACCGAGCAACCTGATCCTGCACCGTGTCGGCGCCCGCCTGTGGATGTGCCGCATCATGGTCAGTTGGGGCCTGGTTTCGGCGGCCATGGTATTTGCCCATAACGAAACCAGCTTCTATGTGCTGCGTTTTTTACTCGGTGTGGCCGAAGCCGGATTCTTCCCCGGCGTCATCCTCTACCTCACCTATTGGTTCCCCCAGGCCGTGCGCGGCAAGGCCATGGGCTTCTTCTACTTTGGCGCGCCCTTGGCCTTCATCTTCGGCAGCCCGCTGTCCGGTTTGCTGCTGGAAATGGACGGCTTCGCTGGGATTCACGGCTGGCAATGGCTGTTCGCGGTCGAAGGCCTGATGGCAACGGCAGTGGGCATCTGGGCGTATTGGTACCTGGACAATCGCCCCGCCGATGCCACGTGGCTGACCACGGATGAACGCCAGCAGATCCAACGCCTGCTGGACAGCGAAGACCAACACAAAACCTCCCACGGCCGCAGCCTGCTGACCGTGCTGTGCCAACCCTCGGTGTTGTACCTGTGCCTGGTGTACCTGCTGATCCAGGCCAGCGTGTACGGCGTGGTGTTTTACCTGCCAACCCAGGTCGGCGGCCTGCTCGGCACCAAGGTCGGCTTGATGGTCGGGCTGGTCTCGGCCATCCCTTGGCTGTGCGCGCTGTTCGCCGCCTGGTGGATCCCCAGCTATTGCGACCGTACCGGCCTACGCCGCCAGACCGCCTGCCTGACCCTGCTGATGGCCGCCGCCGGCATCGCTTGCTCGGTGACCTTCGCCAACCCGCTGCTGGGCATGCTCGCGCTGTGTTTCGCCGCCTCCGGTTTTATCGCGGTGCAACCGGTGTTCTGGACCTTCCCCTCCAGCTACCTCGCCGGCAGCGCCGCCGCAGCCAGCATTGCGCTGATCAATTCCTTCGGTGCCCTCGGTGGTTTTATAGCCCCTGTGATCAAGCACTGGGCCGAAGGCGCCTTCAATTCCCCGGCAGCCGGTCTGTACCTGCTGTCCGCCACCACGGTACTGGCTGCATTGCTGGTGCTGGGCATCCATTCACCCGGCCGCACAGCGTCGAAAACGCCGGCCACTGTTTAA
- a CDS encoding FMN-dependent NADH-azoreductase — protein sequence MTHALLLSFSPHGKAAQSFKLSRALLRDVVPDAQVTERDYGRQALPPLTREYANALTTPGGLSGSATALSEQLILELEACDLLILCTPVHNFTVPAALKAWIDHVVRIQRSFTLNEQFEKVGLLKDRRTFVLVSSGNARKGHEPDFLTPYMTAILSTVGIQSVDFVYLPAMVRGAEAVNRALEQAHQQLSAAISSGL from the coding sequence ATGACCCACGCCCTGCTCCTCAGTTTCAGCCCCCACGGCAAAGCCGCGCAGAGCTTCAAACTGTCCCGCGCACTGTTACGCGACGTGGTGCCGGACGCGCAGGTGACCGAGCGCGACTATGGCCGCCAGGCGCTGCCGCCCTTGACCCGTGAATACGCTAACGCGCTGACCACCCCCGGCGGACTCAGCGGCAGCGCGACCGCGCTGTCGGAACAGTTGATCCTGGAACTCGAAGCCTGCGACCTGCTGATCCTCTGCACGCCGGTGCATAACTTCACCGTGCCGGCGGCGCTGAAGGCCTGGATCGACCACGTGGTGCGCATCCAACGCAGCTTTACGCTGAATGAGCAGTTTGAAAAAGTCGGCTTGCTGAAGGACCGACGCACCTTTGTGCTGGTCAGTTCGGGTAACGCCCGCAAGGGCCATGAGCCGGACTTTCTCACGCCGTACATGACCGCGATCCTGTCTACCGTGGGCATTCAGTCAGTCGACTTCGTGTATTTACCGGCCATGGTGCGCGGCGCGGAAGCGGTCAACCGCGCGCTGGAACAGGCGCATCAGCAATTGTCCGCGGCAATCAGCTCTGGCCTATAA
- a CDS encoding MalY/PatB family protein codes for MSFDFDTIHPRLGTGSTKWNRYPQDVLPMWIADMDIAAPPAVLQALHARLDQQVLGYSVAGPDVREAIVADLWAKYAWRVQPDELLFLPGVEPGFNMALHAFVQPGQPVVLQTPNYRPIRLAPGHWNLPRIEVPFELIDTEYLTPLPALRDALAGAGALLLSNPHNPIGKVFPREELLAVANACLANGALIISDEIHAELCFDGRRHIPTASLSDEIAQRTITLMSASKAYNVAGLKTCFAVVQNAEIRERFNAARCGMVDSVSPLGLEATRAAYSQCGEWLDALVQYLQANRDYLLDAVQTRLPGVVMHAPQGTYLAWLDCSALGLDDPQQFFLEQAKVGLSAGIEFGDDSQQFVRLNFGCPRSMLEEGLQRMEQALRQRQA; via the coding sequence ATGAGCTTTGATTTCGACACGATCCACCCACGCCTCGGCACCGGCAGCACCAAGTGGAACCGCTACCCGCAGGACGTTTTGCCGATGTGGATCGCCGACATGGACATCGCCGCGCCCCCCGCCGTGCTGCAGGCGCTGCATGCACGTCTTGACCAGCAGGTCCTCGGCTACAGCGTCGCCGGCCCGGATGTGCGCGAGGCGATCGTTGCCGACCTGTGGGCCAAATACGCTTGGCGCGTACAACCGGATGAGCTGCTGTTCCTGCCCGGCGTCGAACCGGGTTTCAACATGGCGCTGCACGCGTTTGTACAGCCGGGCCAGCCGGTGGTGCTGCAAACCCCGAACTATCGGCCGATCCGCCTGGCCCCAGGACACTGGAACCTGCCGCGCATCGAAGTCCCTTTCGAACTGATCGACACTGAATACCTCACGCCACTGCCCGCCCTGCGCGATGCGCTGGCCGGCGCGGGTGCTCTGCTGCTGAGCAACCCGCACAACCCCATTGGCAAAGTCTTCCCGCGCGAAGAACTGCTCGCCGTGGCCAATGCCTGCCTGGCAAACGGCGCACTGATCATCTCCGATGAAATCCACGCCGAGCTGTGCTTTGACGGCCGCCGCCATATCCCCACCGCCAGCCTCAGCGATGAGATCGCCCAGCGCACCATCACCCTGATGTCGGCCAGCAAGGCCTACAACGTGGCGGGTTTGAAGACCTGCTTCGCGGTGGTCCAGAACGCCGAGATCCGCGAGCGCTTCAACGCGGCCCGTTGCGGCATGGTCGACAGCGTCAGCCCCCTCGGCCTGGAAGCCACCCGCGCCGCCTATAGCCAGTGCGGTGAATGGCTCGACGCGCTGGTGCAATACCTGCAAGCCAACCGTGACTACCTGCTCGACGCCGTGCAAACCCGCCTGCCCGGTGTGGTGATGCATGCACCGCAAGGCACCTACCTGGCCTGGCTCGACTGCAGCGCCCTGGGCCTGGATGACCCGCAACAGTTCTTCCTGGAACAGGCCAAGGTAGGCTTGAGCGCAGGGATCGAATTCGGTGACGACAGCCAGCAATTCGTACGCCTGAACTTCGGCTGCCCACGATCGATGCTGGAAGAAGGTTTGCAGCGTATGGAGCAGGCGCTACGCCAACGCCAGGCCTGA
- the rhmD gene encoding L-rhamnonate dehydratase codes for MGNLTIKHVRAFVLRGGGADYHDQADGHWIDDHISTPMSKYPEYRQSRRSFGINVLGTLVVEIEASDGTVGFAVTTGGEPAAYIVEKHLARFIEGARVTDIEKIWDQMYQSTLYYGRKGLVINTISGVDLALWDLLGKIRQEPVHQLLGGAVRDELQFYATGARPDLAQKMGFIGGKMPLHHGPSEGEEGLRKNLEALATMRERVGPDFWLMLDCWMSLDLNYVTKLAIGAHEHGLKWIEEALSPDDYWGYAALRKNVPKGMLVTTGEHEATRWGFRMLLEMGCCDIIQPDVGWCGGLTELVKISALADAHNAMVVPHGSSVYSYHFVATRHNSPFAEFLMMAPKADEVVPMFHPQLLGEPVPVNGRMRLSVLDKPGFGVDLNPDCQLHRPYNR; via the coding sequence ATGGGTAATCTCACCATCAAACACGTCCGCGCCTTTGTACTGCGAGGCGGCGGCGCCGATTACCACGACCAGGCCGATGGGCATTGGATCGACGACCATATTTCCACGCCGATGAGCAAGTACCCCGAGTACCGCCAGAGTCGCCGCAGCTTCGGCATCAACGTACTCGGCACCCTGGTGGTGGAAATCGAAGCCAGTGACGGCACCGTTGGTTTTGCCGTGACCACCGGCGGTGAACCGGCCGCCTACATCGTCGAGAAACACCTGGCGCGTTTTATCGAAGGCGCCCGCGTCACCGATATCGAGAAAATCTGGGACCAGATGTACCAGTCCACCCTCTATTACGGCCGCAAGGGTTTGGTGATCAACACGATTTCCGGCGTCGACCTAGCGCTGTGGGACTTGCTCGGCAAAATCCGCCAGGAACCGGTGCACCAATTGCTCGGTGGCGCGGTGCGTGACGAGTTGCAGTTCTACGCCACCGGTGCGCGCCCGGACCTCGCGCAGAAGATGGGCTTTATCGGCGGCAAGATGCCCCTGCATCACGGCCCCAGTGAAGGCGAAGAAGGCCTGCGCAAGAACCTCGAAGCGCTGGCGACCATGCGCGAACGGGTCGGCCCGGACTTTTGGCTGATGCTTGATTGCTGGATGAGCCTGGATCTGAACTACGTCACCAAGCTCGCGATTGGCGCCCATGAACATGGCTTGAAGTGGATCGAAGAAGCGCTGTCCCCGGACGATTACTGGGGCTATGCGGCCCTGCGCAAAAACGTGCCCAAAGGCATGTTGGTCACCACAGGCGAACACGAAGCCACCCGCTGGGGCTTTCGCATGCTGCTAGAGATGGGCTGCTGCGACATCATCCAGCCCGACGTCGGCTGGTGTGGCGGCCTCACTGAGCTGGTGAAAATCTCGGCGCTGGCTGACGCGCATAACGCAATGGTCGTGCCCCACGGTTCATCGGTGTACAGCTACCACTTTGTCGCCACCCGCCATAACAGCCCATTCGCCGAGTTCCTGATGATGGCGCCGAAGGCGGATGAAGTGGTGCCGATGTTCCACCCGCAATTGTTGGGCGAACCGGTGCCGGTGAATGGCCGCATGCGTTTATCGGTACTGGACAAGCCCGGCTTCGGCGTGGACCTGAACCCCGATTGCCAACTGCACCGTCCCTACAACCGCTGA
- a CDS encoding FecR domain-containing protein, with protein sequence MSRDVARAAAQWLALLESGAATERDHAALQHWRDSHPQHEQTWQKAQTLRQRFSDVPQALAMASLDRPQPGRRAVLKRALGIAALVPTAWLVSRQLPIEVWRADLHTATGERKRLPLADGGSLQLNTATAVDMDLAQRRITLVDGELALNVPGAAAMTVHTRYGELRVSQADVCVRQLAAGCRVSVLKGSVEVRDLNGQMTTLQAGQQAPLNASGLAAWASFDVLQLGWREGVLTAQNQPLGDFLRELERYRPGVLRWDSRLERLRVTGSFRLDDTDRILNLLASTLGFEVQARTRYWVTLS encoded by the coding sequence GTGAGCCGCGACGTCGCCCGCGCCGCTGCTCAGTGGTTGGCGCTGCTCGAATCCGGCGCGGCCACCGAGCGTGATCACGCCGCGTTGCAGCATTGGCGTGACAGCCATCCCCAACACGAACAGACCTGGCAGAAGGCCCAAACCCTGCGCCAGCGTTTCAGCGACGTGCCCCAGGCCCTGGCGATGGCCAGCCTCGATCGCCCACAACCGGGGCGACGCGCTGTGCTCAAGCGTGCCTTGGGGATCGCGGCATTGGTGCCGACTGCCTGGCTGGTCAGCCGCCAATTGCCCATCGAGGTATGGCGCGCCGACCTGCATACCGCCACCGGTGAGCGCAAACGCCTGCCATTGGCCGACGGCGGCAGCTTGCAACTCAATACCGCGACGGCAGTGGACATGGACCTGGCGCAGCGCCGCATCACCTTGGTGGACGGTGAGTTGGCGCTGAATGTACCTGGCGCGGCGGCGATGACCGTGCACACCCGATACGGCGAGTTGAGGGTCAGCCAGGCCGACGTGTGTGTGCGGCAACTGGCCGCCGGCTGTCGGGTGTCGGTGCTCAAGGGCTCGGTTGAAGTACGCGACCTGAACGGGCAAATGACGACCTTGCAGGCGGGCCAGCAAGCCCCCCTGAACGCCAGTGGGCTGGCCGCCTGGGCGTCGTTCGATGTGTTGCAGTTGGGCTGGCGCGAGGGGGTGTTGACGGCGCAGAACCAACCGTTGGGGGATTTTCTGCGGGAGCTGGAGCGCTATCGCCCAGGGGTGTTGCGCTGGGATTCACGCCTGGAGCGTTTGCGGGTGACAGGCAGTTTTCGTCTGGACGACACGGACCGAATCCTCAACCTATTGGCCTCGACGCTGGGGTTCGAGGTGCAGGCGCGGACGCGGTATTGGGTCACACTGAGTTAA
- a CDS encoding carboxymuconolactone decarboxylase family protein, producing the protein MKHRLDYAQAAPVGYKALGAVHSYIHACGLEKELIDLVYLRVSQLNGCAYCLDSHSRDLLKQGVSLEKIMLLAAWREGLPLFSPRERAALAWAEVVTSVAQTQVPDADYTEVAAVFSEKEVADLTLAISLMNALNRVAISFRKVPAAIKAHLENQGHE; encoded by the coding sequence ATGAAACACCGCCTCGATTACGCCCAGGCCGCCCCTGTCGGCTACAAAGCCCTGGGCGCGGTGCACAGCTACATCCATGCCTGCGGCCTGGAGAAAGAACTGATCGACCTGGTGTACCTGCGGGTCTCGCAACTCAATGGCTGCGCCTATTGCCTGGACAGCCACTCCCGCGACTTGCTCAAACAGGGCGTGAGCCTGGAAAAAATCATGCTGCTGGCCGCTTGGCGCGAAGGGCTCCCGCTCTTTTCCCCGCGTGAGCGTGCCGCCCTGGCCTGGGCCGAAGTGGTCACTTCCGTGGCGCAAACCCAAGTGCCGGATGCGGATTACACAGAGGTCGCGGCGGTGTTCAGTGAGAAGGAAGTCGCCGATCTCACCCTGGCCATTTCGTTGATGAACGCGCTTAACCGCGTTGCGATCAGCTTCCGCAAAGTGCCGGCAGCGATCAAGGCGCACCTGGAGAACCAAGGCCATGAATGA
- a CDS encoding sigma-70 family RNA polymerase sigma factor, giving the protein MNDAVVPTHAPELTLSSLYRDHRSWLESWLRRRLGNAWDAADLSQDTFLRVLASAQPIAQMQEPRAYLVTVGKRLLVNFHQRRSLEQAYLTALANLPEACVPSPEQRWLVLETLQALDELLDGLPVLVRRAFLWSQLEGLGYREIAERLDVSERTVKRYMAQAYEHCLLVDL; this is encoded by the coding sequence ATGAATGATGCTGTTGTACCGACCCACGCCCCCGAACTGACCTTGTCGAGCCTGTACCGCGACCATCGCAGCTGGCTCGAAAGTTGGCTGCGCCGGCGGCTGGGCAATGCCTGGGATGCCGCGGACCTGAGCCAGGATACGTTTTTGCGTGTGCTCGCCAGCGCCCAGCCGATTGCGCAGATGCAGGAGCCGCGGGCGTACCTGGTGACCGTCGGCAAGCGCCTGCTGGTGAATTTTCATCAGCGGCGCAGCCTTGAACAGGCTTATCTGACTGCCTTGGCGAACCTGCCGGAAGCGTGCGTGCCATCGCCCGAGCAGCGCTGGTTGGTGTTGGAGACGCTGCAAGCCTTGGATGAATTACTCGACGGCTTGCCGGTGCTGGTCCGCCGCGCCTTCCTCTGGAGCCAACTGGAAGGGTTGGGCTACCGCGAGATCGCCGAGCGCCTCGACGTGTCCGAACGCACGGTAAAACGCTACATGGCCCAAGCCTACGAGCACTGCCTGCTGGTGGACCTGTGA
- a CDS encoding GNAT family N-acetyltransferase produces MNEHVECVQMETQADFIASFAVMQQLRPHLTDATAFAAQIQRQRQNGYRLLAARENGQVIGLAGYRLTENTLYGRFIYVDDLVIDAALQRRRLGEHLLDRVREETRARGYRWLVLDTGMHMALAQRFYFRQGLLPLGMHFSQDLSQ; encoded by the coding sequence ATGAATGAACACGTCGAATGCGTACAGATGGAAACCCAGGCCGATTTCATTGCCAGCTTCGCAGTGATGCAACAGCTGCGCCCGCACCTCACCGACGCCACCGCCTTTGCCGCGCAAATCCAGCGCCAACGGCAAAACGGCTATCGCCTGCTGGCTGCACGCGAAAACGGCCAGGTGATTGGGCTGGCCGGCTACCGGTTGACCGAAAACACCCTGTATGGCCGCTTTATCTACGTGGATGACCTGGTGATAGACGCCGCATTGCAGCGTCGCCGGCTGGGTGAACACCTGCTGGATCGCGTGCGCGAAGAAACCCGCGCGCGTGGCTATCGCTGGCTGGTGCTGGACACCGGCATGCACATGGCCCTGGCCCAGCGTTTTTATTTCCGCCAGGGCCTGCTGCCCCTGGGCATGCACTTTTCCCAGGATTTGAGCCAATGA
- a CDS encoding TOBE domain-containing protein: MTIKAINVRNQFKGVIKEILLGEVVSEIDVQTASGVVTSVITTRSVRDLELKVGSEVIAFVKSTEVSIAKL, encoded by the coding sequence ATGACCATTAAAGCGATCAACGTGCGCAATCAGTTCAAGGGTGTGATCAAGGAAATTCTGCTGGGGGAAGTGGTGTCGGAAATCGACGTGCAAACGGCGTCCGGTGTCGTCACTTCGGTGATCACTACCCGTTCGGTACGTGATCTGGAATTGAAAGTGGGCAGTGAGGTGATTGCCTTTGTGAAGTCCACTGAAGTGTCCATCGCTAAGCTTTGA